A genomic region of Paramormyrops kingsleyae isolate MSU_618 chromosome 19, PKINGS_0.4, whole genome shotgun sequence contains the following coding sequences:
- the rab10 gene encoding ras-related protein Rab-10: MAKKTYDLLFKLLLIGDSGVGKTCVLFRFSDDAFNTTFISTIGIDFKIKTVELQGKKIKLQIWDTAGQERFHTITTSYYRGAMGIMLVYDITNAKSFENISKWLRNIDEHANEDVERMLLGNKCDMEDKRVVAKTKGEQIATEHGIRFFETSAKANINIEKAFLTLAEDILRKTPVKEPNSENVDISSGSGVTGWKSRCCS; the protein is encoded by the exons ATGGCGAAGAAAACGTACGACCTGCTGTTCAAGCTGCTGCTGATCGGAGACTCGGGCGTGGGCAAGACCTGCGTACTGTTCCGCTTCTCCGACGATGCCTTCAACACCACCTTCATATCCACCATAG GAATTGATTTCAAGATAAAAACTGTTGAACTACAAGGAAAGAAGATCAAACTGCAGATTTG GGATACTGCAGGACAGGAGCGGTTCCACACCATCACCACATCCTACTACCGGGGTGCCATGGGAATCATGCTCgtgtatgacatcaccaacGCCAAGAGCTTTGAGAACATCAGCAAGTGGCTCCGGAACATTGACGAG CATGCAAATGAAGACGTGGAGAGGATGCTGCTAGGCAACAAGTGTGACATGGAGGACAAGCGGGTGGTGGCCAAGACAAAGGGAGAGCAG ATCGCAACAGAACATGGCATTAGGTTTTTTGAAACGAGCGCCAAGGCTAACATCAACATCGAGAAGGCATTCCTCACGTTAGCGGAAGACATACTTAGAAAG ACGCCTGTCAAAGAGCCCAACAGTGAAAATGTAGATATCAGCAGTGGGAGTGGTGTCACAGGATGGAAGAGCAGATGCTGCAGTTGA